A segment of the Epinephelus fuscoguttatus linkage group LG23, E.fuscoguttatus.final_Chr_v1 genome:
tataaacaccatatacacaatacaaaacacagtatagcatattatgtatagcataatatgtagatctgaggtttgctcaaactgtcagctcctttaaatcagggctaaaaacactactgtttactgaagcgtactcttacattaaatacttacctgctgtattctactgcccgtactttttaactacacactgctgatttatgccttttattattctacttcttttcttatcctgacgGTTCAgtgtattgagcctgtttttattttatgttactgtattttattattatcactatcattctcaGTTTCTAGTTCCCTTTTCaatcgactgtttttattgttttaaatagtgtcttgttgcttttaatgtctctgtaaggcactttgaattaccttgtgttgaattgtgctatacaaataaacttgccttgccttgcccagcacacctttgtgcacatattcacttttccaccagctgtgctgcaaatatcccctgctgctcatccttctgtatcttttttcaaattatcttgaccacagtcccattttcatagttataataccaataccaaaattaatttcagtgtttatgtaaatattgataatgttttttactacttttgagggatcacagcagtcagtgtaataagaataactttactAATCCccgaaaagaaaatttcaaagaagtctgtaagatcatctatttaacaaagaattattaagtctgatggctgtgggtataaaagagagtgtgtgtgagaaataaactcaatcaacaacagagctttttctttattaaaatatattaataaatttattaatatgctatactatgttttgtaatgtgtatattgtgttaaaacagtatatatatatatgtgtgtatatctatatctatctatataggctatatatatatatatatcccactctggggttgaggtgaatcaaataactgtgttgtgacctaaataacatgctgttgctatctgcaggaagtattaaagcatgaaatcccgcatttttaatgtacgaaagcatcctgtatcataactacatgtgtgccgtttgtaacaaaccaaaccgcgtgaaaatcagttgaaaattcagcgaggcgaagcgagacccatccaagatggcggccggcgaggacgcgcTCAGGCAGTCGATGCGCTGTCTATGTATATTTGTCTCTGTAGtcacacagtttatttttttaaaaaaagtataaagCTTTAGGAAAGCTATGGAACCTTCTCCCCCCAGATCCTCTGACTGaatgattgtttttctttctctgtatgTTTTTACCCCTgtaatgataacaaaaaaacaggtactattaaaaataataatttttattgAATGTTAGATATATAACCCGTTCAAATATCTTCCATGTGTCCgttggatgcattttttttttcaaatatatgcACTTCCATCTGTGTATGTATGGACTGTTTAGCGCTTACAGGGGGTTTTGATTTTTGTAAAATTCTGTAAATCATTTAATCTAGATTAAATGGTgctatatcattattattattattattattattattattgaaaagAACATGGAGAACATCTAATGGCAGAAAGAGATACACTGAATTAActtgacaaagaaaaggaaaaacttaAGAAGtttaaaaggatagtgcacccaaaagtgtaaattcagccattatctacgaagaaaagaaaaccaaagtAGGGCTACAGCCGACCTCCGTGGCTAAGGAgtgctcacctttggtggggtgtatttcctggagcttcacgcTGTTGTGCTGTTGGTCGTAGTAGGTGTTTCAGACCGGAGGTTTGGggatgtgttttttgcagtggaaagagttttagtacAACTGCCTGCAGAAACAGTGCTCTTATTCTCATCTGTTTTAAGATTTCAAGGTTGCCATCACCAAGTTTGTAAACCTGGTCTCGTCCCGTAGTGTCAGAGGCAAGACAGTTTACCACAGACACAGGTATatggtgaaataaaataaatatatgcaCCTTTATTAACGATACAAATTCATTACGACTATTAACTGACACCACAAAACAGAAAATCCCCACAGAGGACAACTCTTAATGGGTACAGGAATCCATCCCAAGACTAAGCACCACACAACACAGCAAATGGGTATGATCAATCACACCATAGAAGctcatgtgatttttttaatccacTACCAATGACCTGTGATCGAGTCCAACACTTCAcaggaaaggaaaaaataagCAAGACTCACTCTGATGTTCTTATTGTCTGCCGTTAGTGTTCTGGTAAGTGATGTTGTGTCAGTACATGCTGATCATGGATTGTGCCTCTTGATTAAAACAATTAAAGTGTCTCAGAGGTCAAACAGGCTGCTGAGTCTCCTGGCTCCTCTTGATCAGTGGTCCAGTCTCAGGCTTTGTAAGTCCACACAGGGCTTGGTGTGTATTTACGCCTAACAGGGTAAGGTCTGTATACTGCGACAGAGAAGAGCATCGAGGAGTCCTTCCTCAGTGGCTCCCCTGAAAAAAAGCAAATCATCAGTGTCAAGAGATTCAGAATGTCTCATGTCTGAGTATGAGCTTATGTATTTCAGTTGCTGAATCTAAAGTTAATTATTGATCCTTGGAAAAGTTTTCTGTTGAGTCAAAGTCTCACCAGCTTTTTCTGGAACTTTCAGGCACATCTCACAGTCCGTCACAGCAGATGGACTTTTCTACGTTATGTGATGTCATTATTAGAAACCAACAGATATTGACACTGTCTGTTTACAGTGAGTCTTCCATTAAACTTCAAGAGACCACAGTTTGATTCAAAATGCTTAGTGGTGATTGTGGCTCCAGAACCAGGACATGATCATGCTCTTACCACTGTATCCGCTACAtattaaggacagagggatgtcgtatgctgtaaagccctgtgaggcaaattgtgatttgtgatattgggctttataaataaaattgattgattgattgatattaaCGTATAAAGATaatgtatccgtggtttgcagaaatgtacaatgtcaacatttattctggcatttagtttagttagtttctgtgtttgtgttgtgtgttttttgcatgtgtgtgtttacctttgtGCTTGCACCTCTGCATGCTGGTGACATCAATGTACAATACAACTGAAGTATCAGTTTTACCTGCAGCACAACATGTAATACCGTTACCAGCTGGGTTTAAAAATTGAATTGAGATACTTTTAGGAAAACTGAATTCTTTCTCATTTTTTATGGTTATCACAACAACTTCAATGCCGTGACCAAACCTgcaatttaaaggtccagtgtgtaggatttaagagGTGTTTTGACAGAAGTGGAAAATAATATAActattgttgttttcatgagTGTACAGtcacctgaaattaagaatgtatttgttacctcagaatgagccgttAATGTCTACATACAGAAGAGTCTGCAatattgtttctacagtagcccagaagggacaaaGCAATCACTGGCTCTAGTtcgggccatttgcattttcatgttggCCACCGATGCCACAAGCCACCTTTCATGGCGGTATGAcactaggctgaccaaacgtcctcttttgcccggacatgtccacttttcacgtcctgtccagGGCGTCcgggggtttttataaactgatgataatgtccggttttctgtgtgtttgtgtgtgtgtattagagtgcggcacgggcagcatatttctgtccgaacctgaACCGAgcctgacattatttaattactaaagcactgagtttgtgtcacacagtggttacaggctatttaacaggccgggtgtgcaccgtgggtgctcagctgtggagagggagacctctgtgtttgagacgggagcgggaggcgggaggtccgacgcttctagcaagaggagagggagaaatataacaaaataagataaaataggaaaaacctgtctccctcttttattttattttcagcgtttaatcaaggcggaggcgggcggctggaggtccgagacttccagagaggggagaggtagaaacaaacagccagtgtgtgtgtgtgtgttatgttcaggtgttgtcacgtaaataacagtgcccaagcaataaacaggacagacaataggattttatttatttttacactacattttcactgaaagctgaccgaatccgacccgagcctgaatacaatttatagctacatttctgaccaaacccggaccgacctgtcgggtaccgtcgggctcagatcgccacactctagtgtgtgtatgtgtctcctattggggcctatctgaatttctgtctttgagagatattattttgtaatataactgaattttctatccatacatataaattttaaatatattaaaatgataaggcatctttgagtaaactgcgagcatcatttaagtaggctatgtcgtggccggccgagtgtcctcttttttggaaatcaaaatatggtcaccctatatGACACACTCAGTGTGTAACACGGTCGGACAAAACCTTTTGCGATGTTATGATTCGATGCTGGTCGGCTGGACGGCACCTGTCTTGGTGGTATGATATGCTGGTGGACAGCAGAAATGCTACCAAAGGACAAaaagaattttttattttatatatttttcactCCTTTGTCAATCAATTACACaaaggtccgaacacacacacactaagtgcggtaccttgctcaagggcaccgcggcagtgcccaggaggtgaactggcacctctccagctaccagtccactctccatatttggtctggacgggaCCTTCGGTTCCTAACCCAAGTCCCTAGGACTGAGGTACTGCCGCCCGAGCAGGAAAGTCCATGTAGAGtgggtggtggattggtcaaacaaaccccagacttttaCCTGGGAGACCAGTGTTCAATTCCTCTATGGATGTAGAACCAaaccatggtgttttttttctaaaacctagccatgtttttgttgatgtcATGGTGTTGGTTTGGTCATTGTGGAACATAAACAGCAGACGCAGAAGGGTACCTAGCGTGTAATATATAGACGTGAGAGGCTACATGtgacgactttggaatgagaccaggttggtcaCCACCACGGAAACAGGGCCAGTGTTAAGTTAGGATTCAGTGTCATGGTGTACACACAGATGACCACGAAATCAGCGATGGTTGATATTACGACCCTATTGGTAgaataaagagcaagaaagtcggCATAGGGAGGTCAGGGAGCAAAATGGATCAACAAGCACCGGACTTTGATCCAAGAtgccactgtttgtgtcctgtgtgaagcAAAAAGTCAATGTGACCCTCTATTAACTTAATGTAGTTACATCCTCTATGAAGGAACATCATGttatgtgacatatgtcacttTACAAATGGTTAGGCATAGTTATTTTAACCAAAGACATGATCTTTGGTGTTCGAACCTAACCACGTAGCTTTTATGCCTCAATTTATTCCTGTGACAtaatttgaagacatcacatGCGGTCGAAACCTCCTGCACAAAGAACACCGCAGGAGTTTCATCTGGGAGTTAAAAGTTTCAGCTGTTTGAAATCCACTAAATCCCCTAAATTATACACACTGTTAAAGAACCACAGTCTCCTTGAACTGGGAGTTCATCTGGGACtgttttttaattcttctaCTCCTTAAATTAAATCTCacggtttatttatttatttatctatttacaGTTCTTTAAAGAAGAGTGTCATTTTATTGACATGAAAACAGGCTGACCTTTGCTGCTCCTCCAAAGGCAGAGCAGCGTCACACAGACCAGCGAGAGGCAGGCGCCCACCACAGGAAGTAAAATGTGTGTGAGGATGTGGACAGGCAGCTCAGGACGCCTTGCTTCTAAACAGAAATACCACAGGTTGGCCTTGATGCAAATATGCAATAGTTCTGTCTGCACTGGAGGCACACACAGCTACAGACTACATTTATCAATCATCTCATCAGACTCGTGCTAAGATAGCAAACCAGCAGTTACCAAAGTAGGGGAGGatgatttttatttgattataaCAATGAACTCTTAAAGGTGAATGTTTGTGTCCATCTTGGAAAGACAACACTTAATGAAATTGTTAAAAAACGTTTAGGCGTCCCTCACCTCTGACAGACAGCCAGCTGTCTGGTGATTCTCCAAATCCAGAGATGCTGCACTTATAGAATCCTTCATCAGATACAGAAACACTGTGCATGGTCATGTTTCCTGTAGAGCTGCTCGCAAGGAGAAGCCCATCTTTATAGAAGTCAGCTGTGAGACTAGAGGAGGAAGTCGTCTTGGTTCTGCAGCTCAGAGTCACAGTGTCTCCCTCCATCACAGGAAGGGCTGGACTGTCCAGGATCACTGAACCAGCTGGGCGGCAGAAAGACAAGAGGATAGTTTAGTATGTCAACTCATGATCGTTTGAAGATCTCCAACAACTCTTTTTCAGGAAAAAGAGCAACTTTATTGTGAGACCGACGTGTTTTGGCTTGTGGTCGCAGAGATCTTTATGAGGGCTGGAAACCAAAAAGCACTGGTCGCACGAGTTTCACTGCTTCAGACTTGTCCCTTCTCTGTGCACCTTGAAGTTACATGTTGCATGAAAGGGAAGCCAGAAGTCGCCTCTCTGCTTGTTCAGATGAtcatttataaaatatattttgtgcagtggtgtagtggtaattgatgaggtgggtgCACTACTAGGTACGTCGGTAGGTTACCgatgaggaagtgggcatactctCCTATGTATTACAAAGCTTtttagctgataggtgggtatactgtaactggatagaaaaagaagtgggtatacctgagtataccctccactacaccactggtttTGTGTCAGTAATTTGACGCCAACAGGTTGATGCTGTCGCACACAGTGTgaccaaacaaacaagcaaaagtCATGGTACAGTTGTGTTTCGACTTTTTGTGGCCTTACAACATCATGTTATAGTCCACCTGTTAAAAGCATTTGAATAACGTAGGAATATGAATTTTAAGTCCAAGAAACTGTAAGCCTGCGCTAGCTGTGGTGACATCAACTTGTTTTTCTGTTAAACCCACCGGTCACAAAGATATTGACGGTGTCGCTGCACTCTCCTGCTGAAGACTCACACCAGTACACTCCAGTGTCCAATGGGTAAAGGTAATCAATGAAACGACAGGACTCATTTATACTATTCCAGGATGTTGAATGCTCTCGGTTTATGATTGTGGTTGTGTTCCTCTTAACTCTCCATTTAGAAGAGTTTCCCCGCTGCTCACAGCTCAGCGAGACGGACTCGTACTGGAAGAACTGGGATCTGTTGGGAAGGACTCTCAGAACAGCtgcaagaaacaaacaaaagcatctCAAGAGAAAAATTTAAATTCGTAAACAAGCAGGAAAACTAGACTGATGTGTGGACACTCTGCAAGCTCACCACCTTCTTCACATTTTCTTGCTTGACCATGTTATTTTGAACTATAATGCCCAACTTCCACTGCTTGGTTTGACTCCAGTCAACTCACCTTTGGTACCatgcctttttcttttatttgttttcctctgcagAGAGTACCCCCTTACTAGGTGGGATTATCAGACAGGAAAACACATAAAAGTGCCTTCCTTTCATTAGCAACTAAACAGGGGAAAGTCAACACTTCAGCTATTGTACAGCATAGTGTACAGCGTAGTTTTGTGGCTGACATTTATTAAAATCTGGGTCGAATTAATGAAAAATTGCAGCTGCTATTGATGGTAGCTTGGCTGTTTTAACACCACCTTTTGGTATTGGATCAGCTCACTAGGAACCTCATTTGAGGAGGTACCAGGTACTTTCTGCAACTTTTgctaactgaaaaaaaaacactgagtcAAGTTGAGTAGAGCTGTGTTGTACCCTGCAGCGGAAATGCAGCGTATAGAGCCGGTTCAAGCCACTCAAAGCTTCCTGCTTCTCTGCAACCTTCATGTGAAAACAcaacgtttagagagcaagaaCATTCATTGTTGGGGCTGACTGGAAgctgtgaaatatttttttattcaatttaataCCTAACAAGTACTGGCAACCCGTCTACAGTAGGAAGAAGGTAAAACTAAATCCACTTTTCCTGCCATGTGCCTCTTCAAACCTCTGCAGCTGCAGGATGCAACAGTTTAGAAAGTATATGCAatcaaagaaaatcaaacaaccgtctaaaaaaacaaacttgttcagtttacaatgtGAAATGTAAGAAAAGCAGAATTCTATTAATCTTCCTAGAAAAAATGACTTATATCATTCATACACAATCAAATagttggtttttgtttttctgtcaaacCAACTGATTAATCACTTGTTTCAGCTCTACGATAAAGTATAACTGAGTAAAAACAAATTAGCAAGTATCGTTTTGTTGATACTAAAATAAAACTCGATGTGATATCATCACAGGCCAGGCTTCATTCATAATTTATGTCAAGGACAGATTCGACACATTCTTGAGTAATGAGTTATGAGTGCAGgttaaatacacacaaatatatcGTACTCACCAACGACAGCACAAAGAGTTGCGATCTCCATGCTGCTCGGCTGTTTGGTCAACTGACTGACTAGAAGGCAGCGTGAGGGACTGAACCACACGTTTGACTTCAGAGGCCACAACTTCCTGTTGCAACGATAAACTCGTGGTGCAAATGTGTGAAGACATAAGCAGCATACTGCCTCAGATGTAGGCGTTTGCAACTCCAGCCCTCAGTGTAAATGTTCCAGGACCATCTGTGCCAAGTATGGACTAGAAGTCTTTCAGCCCTAATGGGACACACCACTGAAGGTGAAAGAGAACAACGGGGCTAAAATCCTGTGGGACTTCAAGTTCCAGACTGACAAGCAGCTGCTGGctaaccaaccaaccaaccaaccaaccagacACAGTAGTGGTTGACAAGGAGCAGAGGAAGGCAGCTGTGGCAGATGTGGCAGTACCAGCCGACAGTAACATCAATGGCTGAGAAGTACCAGGAGCTGAGGAAACAGTTGAAACAGATGTGGAAGGTGAGGTCAAAAGTGGTGCCAGTGGTAGTAGGGAGCACTCGACACTGTggcccccaaactgggagagtggctccggCAGActccaggtacaacatctgaagtctctgtccagaagagtgcagtcctaggaacagctaagatactgcacagaactcccaggcctctggtagaggacccgGGCCTGAGGAACACACACCACCCCCACCAGGTGTGTACTTATGTTattgctttgtgtgtttttttaactgaggcttcctgtttgcactttcccctttgctgctgtaatgaTTTAATTTCCCCGCTGTGGGATGAATAAAGGATTATCCTATCTTATGAGCATCTGAAGTCTGGCCAGTGCAGCCAGCACCTGTTAAAGTAAGGTGCATCACATTAACAGATGAGCAGGTGTGCTAAAAATAGTCACAGCCACACGATCTGAGCCACCCTAAGGTGCATCACAAACAACACCTGACAGGAATGACGGTCCAGGTTTGCTCCACAGTAGAGGGCACATATTAAGGCCAATTTTAAATCTGCTTCAGCTAAAATAAAATCACTAGCAGAAAATGGTCATGGGTCAAGGGTCACAAATTTGTAAAATGATTGGTCATACATGCTGTGAGAAATGTTTTTAGGGAcactttgtgtctgttttgcttttgcttgaGTTTGATGCACAGCTCTGATTTCAGACAGCGCAGCCTGCCTAAACACGCAAACAGATCTAGAACAAACTCGTCATTCCACTTTCTATGTCTCAATCACACCCTGCAGAACAACCTGCAGGACACTGGTTACATCATGCAGTGGGAGCATTTATGCTGACTCTTTTCATTTGGCGTCAGTGCAGTATCGATTCTCTCGGAGCTACCACTTTGAAATGAACTTTAAAGAGCTGACTGACACTTTTTCACTTTGGGCTTTTACTTTAAATGTACCCGTGACTTTTATCATCTTTTTA
Coding sequences within it:
- the LOC125883976 gene encoding low affinity immunoglobulin gamma Fc region receptor II-like, producing the protein MEIATLCAVVAVLRVLPNRSQFFQYESVSLSCEQRGNSSKWRVKRNTTTIINREHSTSWNSINESCRFIDYLYPLDTGVYWCESSAGECSDTVNIFVTAGSVILDSPALPVMEGDTVTLSCRTKTTSSSSLTADFYKDGLLLASSSTGNMTMHSVSVSDEGFYKCSISGFGESPDSWLSVREARRPELPVHILTHILLPVVGACLSLVCVTLLCLWRSSKGKTDTSVVLYIDVTSMQRCKHKGEPLRKDSSMLFSVAVYRPYPVRRKYTPSPVWTYKA